The genomic stretch ACCGAATGAGCATCCGGGGCCGCGCCCGTGTTCACGGAAATGTAGCCGCCGGCCTGCACAATACGATCAAGCGACGTGCGATCAACCACGAGATCCTTGAGAACCGGGAACGCAGTGGAGCGCCACGGCTCAATCGTGATCGTGTCGCCATCCTTGAACGTGCGCATGTGTAGCTGACACGTGGTGGTCACCTGCGGACCATGCGGGTCGCCATTGATCACGAGGCCGCACTGGCCACAGATGCCCTCACGGCAATCCGAGTCGAACGCCACGGGCTCTTTACCCTCCGCAAACAACTCTTCGTTCAGCTGATCAAGCATCTCCAAGAACGAGGAGTCCTCATCAACATTCGCGAGGGTATGAGTATCGAAGTGGCCGGTGTCCCCCTGGCCGCTCTGCCGCCAAAATTCCAGGTTAATTTTCACTTGTAGCTCCGCTGCTTCATCTCGACGAATTCGTAATTGAGGTCTTCCTTGTGGAGGACGGGCGCTTCGCCGTCGCCGGTGAACTCCCACGCTGCCACGTACGCGAACTTGTCGTCATGGCGTAGGGCTTCGCCTTCCTCCGTCTGGGATTCTGCCCGGAAGTGCCCACCACAGGACTCTTCACGGTGCAGGGCGTCAATACACATGAGCTCTCCCAGCTCGAGGAAGTCGGCTACACGGCCGGCCTTCTCCAGCGACTGGTTAAGCTCGTTAGCCTTGCCGGGCACGCGCACGTTCTTCCAGAAATCAGCGCGCAGCTCTCGGATCATGCCGATCGCCTTCTTTAGCCCGGCCTCGGTACGTTCCATACCGCAGTACTCCCACATGATCGTGCCGAGTTCCTTGTGGTAGGAATCAACGGAACGGTTGCCGTCGTTCGACATGAAGAAGTCCACGCGGTCTTCAATACCCTTGCGGACCTTCGCAACCTCCGGGTGATCCTCGGACAGCTTCTCAAACGGGCCGTCGGCCAGGTAGTCGTTGATCGTGTTCGGAAGCACGAAGTAGCCATCGGCAAGACCCTGCATGAGCGCCGACGCACCCAGGCGGTTTGCTCCGTGATCGGAGAAGTTCGCCTCGCCCGTCACGAACAGTCCCGGGATCGTGGACTGCAGATCGTAATCCACCCACAGGCCGCCCATCGTGTAGTGCACGGCCGGGTAGATACGCATCGGCACCTCGTAAGGGTCCTCGTCCGTGATGCGCTCGTACATGTCAAACAGGTTGCCGTACTTGGCAGACACCGCGTCCTTACCCATGCGTTCAATGGCTTCTGCAAAGTCGAGGTACACGCCTCGGCGCACGTTGCGTGCCACGCCATCCGGGCCAACTTCCGCGATCGCCGGGCCAACCCCACGCCCCTCGTCACACATGTTCTTCGCCTGCCGCGAAGCAATATCACGCGGCACGAGGTTACCGAAAGCCGGGTAGATGCGCTCCAGGTAGTAGTCTCGATCCTCTTCGGGAATATCGCGCGGATCCTTCGTGCAATCCTCGGCTTTCTTCGGAACCCAGATCCGCCCGTCGTTACGCAGAGACTCGGACATGAGCGTCAGCTTCGACTGCGACTCGCCCGTCTGCGGAATACATGTGGGGTGAATCTGCGTGTAGCACGGGTTGCCGAAGTATGCGCCCTTACGGTGAGCCCGCCACACGGCGGTACCGTTGCAGCCCATCGCGTTCGTCGACAGGAAGAACACGTTTCCGTACCCACCGGTAGCTAGCACGACGGCATCGGCCAAGTGAGTTTCGATCTCGCCAGTCTTCATGTCGCGGGCAATGATGCCGCGGGCACGCCCGTCGACGACGATGAGATCCACCATCTCGTGGCGATCGTAGGCTTTCACCGTGCCGGCATTCACCTGCCGCATGAGCGCCTGGTATGCGCCGATGAGTAGCTGCTGGCCCGTCTGGCCACGCGCATAGAACGTACGGGATACCTGCACGCCACCGAATGACCGGTTGTCGAGAAGGCCGCCGTATTCGCGTGCGAACGGTACGCCCTGCGCCACGCACTGGTCGATAATCGCGGCCGAGACTTCCGCGAGCCGGTACACGTTCGATTCGCGAGCGCGGAAATCGCCGCCCTTGATCGTGTCATAGAAGAGCCGGTAGGTGGAATCGTTGTCGTTCTTGTAGTTCTTCGCCGCGTTGATACCGCCCTGAGCGGCAATCGAGTGGGCGCGCCGCGCGGAATCCTGGTAGAAGAACGCCTTGACGTTGTAGCCCATCTCGCCAAGCGAAGCAGCACCAGCGCCGCCTGCCAGGCCAGTGCCCACCATGATGATGTTGAGCTTACGGCGGTTAGCCGGGTTCACGAGCCGGGCTTCAAACTTGCGCTTCTCCCAACGCTGCGCCAACGGACCAGAGGGCGCCTTGGTATCCGCGATCGATTCGCCTTCGCGGTATAGGCCGTTAATCAGTTCAGTCATGTTTAACACTCCCCCTAGGAAATAAATCCGACGAGAATAGCGGTGGGCGGCGCTAGGAAACCAACGAAGATTGCGAGCGCAACCAGATCGGCAATGATCTTGTAGGCACGTTCGCGGCGGGTGCGCGACAGGCCGAGGGTTGCCAGAGCGGACCACACGCCGTGGCGGATGTGGTACGTGATAAGCGCCAGTGCCACAAAGTAGATGACGTAGATGTACCAGTGCTCTGGCGAGAACGACTGCACCATGCGCTCGTACGGTGTGATCTCGCGGAAGTTCTCCCCCACCTCTACGTGCAAGGTGGTGAAGTGCAGGATGTGGAACACGATAAAGAAGAAGATGCCAAGGCCACCCACCCGCATCATCGTGCCGGTGTACTTCTGTGCCGTGGTTACTTTCTTACCCGTGTTGATCTTATAAGCCCGGCCACGTGCAGTATTCGCGCGCCGCCACAGCGTGATCGCAGAGAACACATGCACAATGAGCGACACGCCCAAGACGACGCGCAAGATCCACAACAGCGCTTCGTGAGGGATGAACGGATATCCGAATTCGCGCATCCACCCCGCGTAGCCGTTGTAGGCGTCGGCGCCCACAAACATCTTGAGGTTGCCATACATGTGTACGAGCAAGAACAAAACAAAAATAGTGCCCGTGACGGCCATGGCGATCTTAAGCGCCACGGTGGTGCGACGAGCTCTCACATGATCTTTAGTAGTACCCACGTTTTGAATTTAGCAAAATATTCCGGTTTATACCGCCACTAAAGACCCGTTTTCTGGGACGGCTCCAAAGACCAAAAACAGTGAGTTTTCCTTGACTTTACGCGGAAGTCAGCGAGTATTCACATGGTATTTTGACGGCTTAAGGAGCAAATTTTGTGGCCTGAATTTCGTGAGACTTCAGGCGCGTTATTCACCTAGAGCGTCGAGGTCGAGTTTCATGATGACCGCGTCGTCGCCGTGATAGTAGTTTTTACGCAATCCGACCCGGCGAAAACCCGCTTTTTCGTAAAGATGCTGGGCGACGTCGTCGGCGGCTCTCACTTCTAAAAACACGGCCTGCGCCCGATGCGTTCGGGGTATCTCAAGAAGTCGGGACAGCAAGAACTTACCTAGACCGCGGCCACGGAAGGG from Trueperella bialowiezensis encodes the following:
- a CDS encoding succinate dehydrogenase/fumarate reductase iron-sulfur subunit; translated protein: MKINLEFWRQSGQGDTGHFDTHTLANVDEDSSFLEMLDQLNEELFAEGKEPVAFDSDCREGICGQCGLVINGDPHGPQVTTTCQLHMRTFKDGDTITIEPWRSTAFPVLKDLVVDRTSLDRIVQAGGYISVNTGAAPDAHSVPVPKENADRAFEAAACIGCGACVAACPNGSAMLFTSAKVMHLGLLPQGQPERYDRVVNMLAQHDAEGFGGCTNVGACHDACPKEVPLELISLLNRELMKAGVHGR
- a CDS encoding fumarate reductase/succinate dehydrogenase flavoprotein subunit, which produces MTELINGLYREGESIADTKAPSGPLAQRWEKRKFEARLVNPANRRKLNIIMVGTGLAGGAGAASLGEMGYNVKAFFYQDSARRAHSIAAQGGINAAKNYKNDNDSTYRLFYDTIKGGDFRARESNVYRLAEVSAAIIDQCVAQGVPFAREYGGLLDNRSFGGVQVSRTFYARGQTGQQLLIGAYQALMRQVNAGTVKAYDRHEMVDLIVVDGRARGIIARDMKTGEIETHLADAVVLATGGYGNVFFLSTNAMGCNGTAVWRAHRKGAYFGNPCYTQIHPTCIPQTGESQSKLTLMSESLRNDGRIWVPKKAEDCTKDPRDIPEEDRDYYLERIYPAFGNLVPRDIASRQAKNMCDEGRGVGPAIAEVGPDGVARNVRRGVYLDFAEAIERMGKDAVSAKYGNLFDMYERITDEDPYEVPMRIYPAVHYTMGGLWVDYDLQSTIPGLFVTGEANFSDHGANRLGASALMQGLADGYFVLPNTINDYLADGPFEKLSEDHPEVAKVRKGIEDRVDFFMSNDGNRSVDSYHKELGTIMWEYCGMERTEAGLKKAIGMIRELRADFWKNVRVPGKANELNQSLEKAGRVADFLELGELMCIDALHREESCGGHFRAESQTEEGEALRHDDKFAYVAAWEFTGDGEAPVLHKEDLNYEFVEMKQRSYK
- a CDS encoding succinate dehydrogenase cytochrome b subunit, whose protein sequence is MGTTKDHVRARRTTVALKIAMAVTGTIFVLFLLVHMYGNLKMFVGADAYNGYAGWMREFGYPFIPHEALLWILRVVLGVSLIVHVFSAITLWRRANTARGRAYKINTGKKVTTAQKYTGTMMRVGGLGIFFFIVFHILHFTTLHVEVGENFREITPYERMVQSFSPEHWYIYVIYFVALALITYHIRHGVWSALATLGLSRTRRERAYKIIADLVALAIFVGFLAPPTAILVGFIS